In one Candidatus Nitronereus thalassa genomic region, the following are encoded:
- a CDS encoding sensor histidine kinase — protein MSFRYWPYSLPAKASVMVIGMVALALILAEVVERAYVTELAKENIQLKTVSLLRQVDARLQTMAQFRAEKAREKIVRELMERTPDLLHISVYQIVKSQSAQLLLLTQVGESSRFSQTIPHEVEEAVKRGQPVSTPQDVRREHIIKVALPIMIQGEIRGVAYAEFWTGQFDALTKFLFQWSQIIRIGLGVVLVIGMNGFLYLWVLRPLEKIESGITSLRQQEWKAQVPVHADDEIGAIAKSFNAMADHIRTVVEENHRLTQALAQSRDELQHRVDHATAELLRNNESLTQMNEQLSAARREVVHHQRLAVLGQLVATIAHKIGTPLTAISGHLQLLQETPELPEKIRNRVDTVLKQTDRLGKVIQSLLNVARPPILNREAISLRVFLEHIETFFRPLCDEHHIVLTTECDPSVSTIQADSAQLQEVLGNLIDNAIDVMPQGGRLTLRVSLDNSSNSSTNKPQVKIEVTDTGPGISQELQSKIFDPFFTTKGMGKGTGLGLAIANEIVTLHGGTLSVKSEAGTGTSFVIALQV, from the coding sequence ATGTCGTTTCGATATTGGCCTTATTCGCTTCCGGCAAAAGCCAGTGTGATGGTTATTGGAATGGTGGCCTTAGCTCTGATTTTGGCAGAGGTTGTTGAGCGGGCGTATGTTACGGAGTTAGCGAAAGAAAACATTCAATTAAAAACCGTGTCCTTACTCCGGCAGGTCGATGCCCGGCTTCAAACTATGGCTCAATTTCGTGCGGAAAAAGCGAGAGAAAAGATTGTCCGGGAATTAATGGAACGCACTCCCGATCTGCTCCATATCAGTGTGTATCAAATCGTAAAATCCCAGTCAGCCCAACTCTTGCTGCTCACCCAGGTTGGGGAGAGTAGTCGTTTTTCTCAGACTATTCCCCATGAAGTCGAGGAAGCGGTGAAGCGAGGCCAACCTGTGAGTACTCCCCAAGACGTTCGACGTGAACACATTATTAAAGTGGCTCTGCCTATTATGATTCAGGGAGAAATTCGAGGTGTTGCCTATGCGGAATTTTGGACTGGGCAGTTTGATGCTCTGACGAAGTTTCTCTTTCAGTGGTCGCAAATCATACGAATTGGATTAGGGGTGGTTTTAGTCATCGGCATGAACGGGTTTTTATATCTTTGGGTATTGCGTCCCCTGGAAAAGATAGAGTCTGGTATTACCTCCTTGCGTCAGCAGGAATGGAAGGCTCAGGTTCCGGTGCATGCCGACGATGAAATTGGCGCGATCGCCAAGAGTTTCAACGCGATGGCCGATCATATCCGAACGGTGGTAGAGGAAAATCACCGACTGACGCAGGCCTTGGCTCAATCTCGAGATGAGTTGCAGCATCGGGTCGATCACGCCACCGCCGAACTATTGAGGAACAATGAGTCATTGACTCAAATGAATGAGCAGCTTTCGGCTGCTCGTCGGGAGGTGGTTCATCATCAACGGTTAGCGGTCCTTGGGCAATTGGTAGCCACCATCGCTCATAAAATCGGGACACCCTTAACGGCAATTTCCGGTCATTTACAACTCCTTCAGGAAACCCCAGAGTTGCCGGAAAAAATTCGCAATCGAGTGGATACGGTGCTGAAGCAAACCGATCGTTTAGGCAAGGTCATTCAAAGCTTGTTAAATGTGGCACGGCCACCGATTCTGAATAGGGAAGCCATTTCACTTCGAGTTTTTTTAGAACACATTGAAACTTTTTTTCGGCCGTTATGCGATGAACATCATATTGTGCTGACCACCGAATGTGATCCATCCGTGAGCACCATTCAGGCCGATTCTGCTCAATTGCAAGAAGTCCTGGGAAACCTCATCGATAATGCTATTGATGTCATGCCGCAAGGGGGACGATTGACCCTTCGCGTTTCTCTCGATAACTCCTCCAATTCATCCACAAACAAACCTCAGGTCAAAATTGAAGTCACCGATACTGGACCCGGGATTTCTCAAGAACTTCAATCTAAGATATTTGACCCATTTTTTACGACAAAAGGGATGGGTAAAGGGACCGGGTTAGGG